In one window of Duganella dendranthematis DNA:
- a CDS encoding FxDxF family PEP-CTERM protein, producing MKKFTKVLLVASLLAGAGFSQSVLAATSKPIPGSTGSLATHTEALTVKADGNGGFNADFGNTWGQYINGVSGATTQNKLFTDLYTFTVGGPAETSGTVSAGFTSTQDVYIGAFDIYNSANVLVVKGENQVVSNGTNKNDFWALPDGATLSAGNYTLKITGQVLGSAGGYYGGGVSVTSAVPEAETTAMLLAGLGLVGFVGRRKAKKAA from the coding sequence ATGAAAAAATTCACCAAAGTATTGTTAGTTGCTTCCCTGCTGGCTGGCGCCGGCTTCTCCCAGTCGGTACTGGCTGCCACCAGCAAGCCGATTCCAGGTTCGACCGGTAGCCTGGCTACGCACACGGAAGCGCTGACTGTTAAGGCTGACGGCAATGGCGGTTTTAACGCCGATTTCGGTAATACCTGGGGTCAGTACATTAACGGCGTGAGCGGCGCGACCACGCAGAACAAGCTGTTCACCGATCTGTACACCTTCACCGTTGGTGGTCCTGCAGAAACTTCGGGCACTGTGTCGGCCGGCTTCACCTCCACCCAGGACGTGTACATCGGTGCATTCGACATCTACAACAGCGCTAACGTACTGGTTGTAAAAGGCGAGAATCAGGTTGTATCGAATGGCACCAACAAGAACGATTTCTGGGCGTTGCCAGATGGCGCGACCCTGAGCGCCGGCAACTACACCCTGAAAATCACCGGCCAAGTGCTGGGCAGCGCTGGCGGCTACTACGGTGGCGGCGTGAGCGTGACCTCGGCTGTGCCGGAAGCTGAAACCACCGCCATGCTGCTGGCTGGCCTGGGTCTGGTCGGTTTCGTCGGTCGTCGCAAAGCCAAGAAAGCTGCTTAA
- a CDS encoding TIGR03790 family protein — protein sequence MRYSVIVLFCLTCLAHVAAGAAPLTANQLAVVVNDEEPNSVAIGAWYREARQVPEKNVVHVRIPRHPRRLSAEEFAPLRKQILGQLGPEIRAVLMVWTAPYAVECHSITSALTLGYDADQCGMGCNPGKQSPFFDNDNPPASGDPRMLISMLLPTESLEQAKALIARGVAAHYFSFPAATAYYLNTSDRARSTRALYFPPNGRVTTRELTIKNMNADVLEGAQDIMIYQTGLQRVSKLETLKFLPGALADHLTSAGGDLLGNFQMSSLRWLEAGATASYGAVSEPCNYWQKFPQSTVLLKHYLRGDTAIEAYWKSVAWPAQGVFIGEPLAAPYRR from the coding sequence GTGCGATATTCTGTCATTGTCCTGTTTTGCCTGACCTGCCTGGCGCATGTCGCCGCCGGGGCGGCTCCCCTGACTGCCAACCAGCTTGCCGTGGTGGTCAATGACGAGGAGCCCAACAGTGTGGCCATCGGCGCGTGGTATCGCGAGGCGCGCCAGGTGCCGGAAAAGAACGTTGTCCATGTGCGCATTCCGCGCCATCCGCGCCGCCTGAGTGCGGAGGAGTTTGCGCCGCTGCGCAAGCAGATCCTCGGGCAGCTGGGGCCGGAGATCCGCGCGGTACTGATGGTGTGGACCGCGCCCTACGCCGTCGAGTGCCACTCGATCACGTCGGCGCTGACGCTGGGCTACGATGCCGACCAATGCGGCATGGGGTGCAACCCGGGCAAGCAGAGTCCCTTCTTCGATAACGACAATCCGCCGGCCAGTGGCGATCCGCGCATGCTGATTAGCATGCTCCTGCCGACCGAGTCGCTGGAGCAGGCCAAGGCGCTGATCGCCCGTGGCGTGGCCGCGCACTACTTCTCTTTTCCCGCCGCCACCGCGTACTACCTGAATACGTCGGACCGGGCGCGCAGCACGCGGGCGCTCTACTTTCCGCCCAATGGCCGCGTCACCACGCGTGAGCTGACCATCAAAAACATGAACGCCGACGTGCTGGAAGGGGCGCAGGACATCATGATTTACCAGACCGGCCTGCAGCGCGTCAGCAAGCTGGAAACCCTGAAGTTCCTGCCGGGCGCGCTGGCCGACCATCTGACCTCGGCCGGCGGCGATTTGCTCGGCAATTTCCAGATGAGCAGCTTGCGCTGGCTGGAGGCCGGCGCCACCGCCAGCTATGGCGCGGTGTCCGAGCCGTGCAACTACTGGCAGAAATTCCCGCAGTCGACCGTGCTGCTCAAGCACTACCTGCGGGGCGACACCGCCATCGAAGCCTACTGGAAGAGCGTGGCCTGGCCGGCACAAGGCGTCTTCATCGGCGAGCCGCTGGCGGCGCCTTACCGCCGCTGA
- a CDS encoding mannose-1-phosphate guanylyltransferase/mannose-6-phosphate isomerase translates to MKIYPVILSGGAGTRLWPLSRAALPKQLLPLVSDQTMLQETVARVAGWPDMAPPLIVCGNEHRFLVAEQMRESKVAPLGILLESVGRNTAPAVAAAALYLQAIDPEAVMLVLPADHVITDAAAFQRAVQSAVELVREGALATFGVVPTGPETGYGYIRRGEANGAGYRVDRFVEKPDRATAEAFLAEGSYYWNSGMFLFQAGRYLSELASFQPEMAAAAERAVSLAYRDMDFCRLDEAAFSACPSDSIDYAVMEHTRHAVVIPADIGWSDVGSWSALWEVSPRDEAGNSQRGDVYLDGVSNSLVRADSRIVALIGVQDLVVVETADAVLVAHKDQVQRVKQIVDHLKTSERTEHLYHTRVYRPWGSYEGIDHGERFQVKRITVNPGGKLSLQMHHHRAEHWVVVSGTARVTCGETVTLLSENQSTYIPIGMNHRLENPGKLPLHLIEVQSGSYLGEDDIVRFEDVYQRA, encoded by the coding sequence ATGAAAATTTATCCCGTGATCTTGTCCGGGGGCGCCGGCACCCGTCTGTGGCCGTTGTCGCGCGCGGCATTGCCCAAGCAGTTGCTGCCGCTGGTGTCGGACCAGACCATGTTGCAAGAAACGGTGGCGCGCGTGGCCGGCTGGCCTGACATGGCGCCGCCGCTGATCGTCTGCGGCAATGAGCACCGCTTCCTGGTGGCCGAGCAGATGCGTGAAAGCAAGGTCGCGCCGCTGGGCATCCTGCTGGAGTCGGTCGGCCGCAACACGGCGCCGGCCGTGGCCGCCGCCGCCCTGTATCTGCAGGCAATCGATCCCGAGGCCGTGATGCTGGTGCTGCCGGCCGATCACGTGATCACCGACGCCGCCGCCTTCCAGCGCGCGGTGCAGAGCGCGGTCGAGCTGGTGCGCGAGGGCGCGCTGGCCACCTTCGGCGTGGTGCCGACCGGCCCGGAAACCGGCTACGGCTATATCCGCCGTGGCGAGGCCAACGGCGCCGGCTACCGGGTCGACCGCTTTGTCGAAAAACCGGACCGCGCCACCGCCGAGGCGTTCCTGGCGGAGGGATCTTATTACTGGAACAGCGGCATGTTCCTGTTCCAGGCCGGCCGCTATCTGAGCGAACTGGCAAGCTTCCAGCCGGAAATGGCCGCCGCTGCCGAGCGTGCAGTCAGCCTGGCCTACCGCGACATGGACTTCTGCCGCCTCGACGAGGCTGCGTTCAGCGCCTGCCCGTCCGATTCGATCGACTATGCCGTGATGGAGCACACCCGCCACGCAGTGGTGATTCCGGCCGACATCGGCTGGAGCGACGTCGGCTCGTGGTCGGCGCTGTGGGAAGTCTCGCCGCGCGACGAGGCTGGCAACAGCCAGCGCGGCGATGTCTACCTGGATGGCGTCAGCAATAGCCTGGTGCGCGCCGACAGCCGCATCGTGGCGCTGATCGGCGTGCAGGATCTGGTGGTGGTAGAGACTGCCGACGCGGTGCTGGTGGCCCACAAGGACCAGGTGCAGCGCGTCAAGCAGATCGTCGACCACCTGAAGACCTCCGAGCGTACCGAGCACCTGTACCACACGCGCGTGTACCGTCCGTGGGGCTCGTACGAGGGCATCGATCACGGCGAGCGCTTCCAGGTCAAGCGCATCACGGTCAATCCGGGCGGCAAGCTGTCGTTGCAGATGCACCATCACCGCGCCGAGCACTGGGTGGTGGTCAGCGGCACCGCCCGCGTCACCTGCGGCGAGACGGTCACGCTGCTGTCGGAAAACCAGTCGACCTATATTCCGATCGGCATGAATCACCGCCTGGAAAATCCGGGTAAATTGCCGCTGCACCTGATCGAGGTGCAATCGGGGAGTTACCTCGGAGAAGACGATATCGTGCGGTTTGAGGACGTTTACCAGCGCGCGTGA
- a CDS encoding sugar phosphate nucleotidyltransferase: MKAMILAAGKGTRVRPLTYDLPKPMIPILGKPVMAYIIEHLAKYGINEIMVNVSYLHEKIEDYFGEGDQYGVQIGYSFEGYTRDDGEVVAQALGSAGGMKKIQEFGGFFDDTTIVLCGDAVINLDIKSALFEHRRKGALASVVCREVPWDKVSSYGVVVSEPDGRIKQFQEKPSRAEALSNFVSTGIYIFEPEVLDLIPADTVFDIGSQLFPLLAEKGLPFYAQKRSFSWIDIGSVTDYWEVSQSVMMGEVAHMDMPGLQHSDGLWVGLNTRIDWEGTTIEGPVYIGSGCKIEAGSTIIGPTWIGHGSHVCAGARIVRSVLFEYTRVLHNVNFEEMIVFKEYSVNRAGEMKHISEYARDEWTNARDRRNKRRTESVSEASKKEEVV, translated from the coding sequence ATGAAGGCGATGATTTTAGCCGCAGGGAAGGGCACCCGGGTACGCCCGCTGACCTATGATTTGCCGAAGCCAATGATACCGATCCTGGGCAAGCCGGTGATGGCCTACATCATTGAGCACCTGGCCAAGTACGGCATCAATGAAATCATGGTCAACGTCAGCTATCTGCACGAAAAGATCGAGGACTATTTCGGCGAGGGTGACCAATACGGGGTGCAGATCGGTTATTCCTTTGAAGGCTATACCCGCGACGATGGCGAGGTGGTGGCGCAGGCGCTGGGTTCGGCCGGCGGCATGAAAAAAATCCAGGAGTTCGGCGGCTTCTTCGATGACACCACGATCGTGCTGTGCGGCGACGCCGTCATCAATCTGGACATCAAGTCGGCGCTGTTCGAGCACCGCCGCAAGGGCGCGCTGGCCAGCGTGGTGTGCCGCGAGGTGCCGTGGGACAAAGTGTCCAGCTATGGCGTCGTCGTCAGCGAGCCGGACGGACGCATCAAGCAGTTCCAGGAAAAACCGAGCCGCGCAGAGGCGCTGTCGAATTTCGTCAGCACCGGCATCTATATCTTCGAGCCGGAAGTGCTGGACCTGATCCCGGCCGATACCGTGTTCGACATCGGTTCGCAACTGTTCCCGCTGCTGGCGGAAAAAGGCCTGCCGTTCTACGCCCAGAAGCGCAGCTTCAGCTGGATCGACATCGGCAGCGTTACCGATTACTGGGAAGTCTCGCAAAGCGTGATGATGGGCGAAGTGGCCCATATGGACATGCCGGGCCTGCAACACAGCGACGGCCTGTGGGTCGGCTTGAACACCCGCATCGACTGGGAAGGCACCACCATCGAAGGCCCGGTTTACATCGGCTCGGGCTGCAAGATCGAGGCCGGCTCGACGATTATCGGCCCGACCTGGATCGGCCATGGCAGCCACGTTTGCGCCGGTGCGCGCATCGTGCGCAGCGTACTGTTTGAATATACACGTGTGTTACACAATGTAAACTTTGAGGAAATGATTGTCTTCAAAGAGTACAGTGTCAACCGCGCAGGCGAGATGAAGCACATCTCTGAGTATGCGCGTGACGAATGGACCAACGCGCGCGATCGTCGTAACAAGCGCCGCACTGAAAGCGTCAGTGAGGCGAGCAAAAAAGAGGAAGTGGTATGA